The Nocardia sp. BMG51109 nucleotide sequence CCGGCGGCGGGAGTGAAACAGCAGGCATGGCAGGCACTTTCACGGAGATCACGGCAGGAAGCGGCGGTTCACCAGATTCGCGATGCGCTGGTAGTAGGAGCCGGTGGTGCGGACGAACAGGTCGAGCGCCTTGGCCTCCCAGCCGATCAGCACCCGGCCGTGCCCCTTGCGCACGCCGTCGAGGATGGTCTGCGCGGCCATCTCCGGGGTGTGCATCGCCAGCTTCTTGTCGAAGAACGAGGCGAACTGCTTGGCGTCGATCCCCTCGGCGTAGGTGGCGTTGCGGGCCACCGCGGTCTTGATGCCGCCGGGGTGCACGCAGGTGACCTTGACCGGATGGCGACGGGCCAGCATCTCCTGCCGCAGCGATTCGGTGAAGCCGCGCACCGCGAATTTCGCGGCGTTGTAGGCACTTTGGCCCGGGACCGCGATCAACCCGAACAGGCTGGACACGTTCACCACGTGTCCCGCACCGGATTCGATCAGCATCGGCAGGAATGCCTTGGTGCCGTTGACGACTCCCCAGAAATCGACATCCATGATGCGCTCGATGTCCTTGAACTGGGACTCTGTCACCTCACCGTGGAAGGCGATACCGGCGTTGTTGTAGACCTGATGCACGACGCCGAAGTGCTTGTTCACCTCGTCGGCGTACAGCAGCACGGCCTCCCGCTCGGCGACGTTCAGCCGGTCCGACTTCACCTCCGCACCGGAAGCTTCGCAGCGCCGGACGGTTTCGGCCAGGCCCTCGGTATCGATATCGGACAGCGCGAGTTTCGCGCCGCGGCGGGCCAGATTCTCGGCCAGGGCGCGGCCGATGCCGGACCCCGCCCCGGTGATCACGCAGACCTTGCCCCGGAAGTAGGCGTCCTCGCGCCTCGCCGAGGGTTCGCCGGCAAGCTCCGTCACTGTGCAGCCACCACTTTCAGATCGGACCGGACCTCGGCACCGTTGACATTCGAGGTCGTGTCGTACGCGGACACATCGAACTTTTCCAGCATCCTACGGAAGCGGAAGGTGAAATCGGGCCAGAGCGTGGTGTTGTTGCCGTGCTTGTCCAGATACCAGCTGGCGCAGCCGCCGGTGCTCCAGACGCTGCCCACCAGCTTGCCCTGCAACTCGCGATTGAACTTGTCCTGCACGTCCTTTCGCACCTCGACGGTGCGCAGGCCGAGCCGGTCGACGGTGGCGATCGCGTCGGCGATGTAGTTGATCTGCGACTCGATCATGTACACCATCGAGCTGTGGCCCAGGCCCACGTTCGGACCGAGCATGAAGAACAGGTTCGGGAAATCGGCGATCGCCGAACCCTTGTAGCCCTGCTGCCCGGAATCGTCGAAGATCTCCGCCAGGGTGCGCCCGCCGCGCCCGGTGACGACGTCGTAGGCGGGCGAGTCGGTGACGTGGAAACCGGTGGCGACGATCAGCGCGTCGATCTCCCGCTCGGTGCCGTCGGTGGTCACGATCGAGTTCGCCCGGATCTCCTGGATGCCGTCGGTGACCACGTCGACGTTGTCGCGGCCCAGCGCCGGGTAGTACTCGTTGGACAGCAGCATGCGCTTACAGCCGATGCGGAAGTTCGGGGTGACCTTGCGGCGCAGCTGCGGATCGCGCACCTCGTAGGCGAGCTTGGCGCGCGCCAGCATCTCCATCACCCGCATCGCCGGCGGGAACTTCGCCAGGCCCACCACCTGCGTCTCCCGGGCGGCGTAGATGGCGCCGCGGGCGAGCCGCTGCACACCCGGCAGGTGCTTGAAGGCCAGCCGCTCCGGCAGCGTGTACGGGCGGTCGAGCCGCGGCAGCAGCCACGGCGCGGTGCGCTGGTAGACGTCCAGGTGCGCGACCTGCGGCGCGATCGAGGGCACGATCTGGATCGCCGAGGCGCCGGTGCCGATCACCGCGACCCGCTTACCGGTCAGGTCCGAGTCGTGATCCCAGCGCGCGGAGTGGCTGATCTGCCCCTGGAAGTCGTTGATGCCCTTGATATCCGGGAGGTTCGGCTCACACAGCGCGCCGACCGCGGAGACCACGATGTCGGCGGTGAACGCGCCCTCGGTGGTCTGCACCTCCCAGCGCGCGTCGGCATCGTTCCACCGGGCATCGGTCATCTCGCAACCGAACAGGTGCTTGTCGCGCACCCCGTACCGTTCGGCGACGTCGCGGATGTAGCGCTGAATCTCCGGCTGCCGGGAGAACGAGCGCGACCAGTCCGGGTTCAGCGCGAAGGAGTAGGAGTACAGCTGCGACGGCACGTCGCAGGCCGCACCCGGGTACGTATTGTCCCGCCAGGTGCCGCCGACGTCGTCGCCGCGCTCGATCACCAGGTAGTCGTCACGACCCTGCTGCTCGAGCCGGATCGCCAGGCCCAGACCCGAGAATCCGCTGCCGACGATCAGAACGTGCACGTGCCGGGCGCCCGCGGAGTCTCGGCGGCCGGTCACGCCGCCCTCTCCGGCCCCCGCATCGCGGCCGTTGTCTGTAACCTTGCGACTCATATACCCGAGAGTAGGACCTTATTAAGCGGGAGTCAACAGTATTGACCCGCGTTCAGTAGTATGGATCTCGTGGTGAGAGGACCTGGTGAGAGCGGCAAGCGGGTGCGACTGAGCCCCGACGAGCGGCGCGAGCAGCTGATCGTGCTGGGCGTCGCGATGCTCGGCGAGCGCGCCCTCGAGGACATCTCCGTCGGCGATATCGCCGAACAAGCGGGCATCTCGCGGGGGCTGCTGTTCCACTATTTCCCGTCCAAACAGGACTTCCACCTGGCGATCGTGCGGCGGGCCAACGCCGAACTCCTGGCCCGTACCGCCCCGGATCAGAATCTCGGGCTGTTCGACATGCTGCGCGACGCGGTGTCCCGCTACATCCACTACGTCGCCGAGAACCGCACCTCGTATCTCGCGCTGCTGCGCGGTCCGGCCAGCGCCAGCCCGGAACTGGTGGAACTGGTCGACCAGACCCGCGGCACCATCGTCGACCGCATCCTCGCCGAGGCGCCGATCCCGGCCGAGGATCCGGATCGGCCGCGGCTGCGATTGGCGGTGCGCGGCTGGATCGCCTTCGTGGAGGAGACCACGCTGAGCTGGCTGCGGCACGAGACCATCGGCCGCGAGCAGCTGATCGACATGCTGGTCGAATCGCTGCCGGCGCTGGCCCTGAATCAGGACCTCACGGCAGCACTGCGGGAATGATCACGGCAGCACTGCGGGAGTGAAGGGAATGACCTACCCGATCAACGATTGTCGGTGACCTGCCAGCGGAACTGGTCGGCACCCGACGGCCCGCGCCGCCGGATGAGATCGGTCAGATAGGCGGCCGGTTCGACGAGCGCGAAATCGGGACCCATCCCCACCACCATGCCGACGAAGACGGCCGTGCCCGAACCGGTTTCGGTGTAGACGACCCCGCCGGAATCGCCGTGGTCGACGAGGAACGTGGTCAGCACGTGGGTGCCGGTGACCGTGGTGACCACCCCGCAGGTGGTCCCGGTGCGCGCACCGGTCTTGCAGACCCGCTGGCCCACGGCCGGATTGCCGTCGACCGCGGTGATCAACAACCGGCCCGCCGAGGCGCCTGTCGAGACGTCGCCGGACAACCGCACCAGGGCGAAACCGAGATGGTCGACGTCGCCGTCGGGCACGCCCGCCTCGAACCAGCCGATGGGCGCGCCGTTCTCGGCGTAGACCCGGGCACCGGGTTCGTAGCAGTGACCCGCCGTCACCGCGTAGGACGTGGCGCCGATGCGGCCGGTCAGGCCCACCGAACACTGTTCGTCGTCGGTCCGGATGGCCATGCCCGGCGAGATCGTGAGACTCGGTGCGGCGTCGGCCGCGGGTGCCACCGCGGTGCAGAAGGCGGTCGCCATCGCGGCGAACAGCACGGTGAACCGGGCGCGCCGGTGACGAGACCGAGGCGACGGACCGTCCGAGTATTCACGAGTACGCATTGTCGGGCTCCGAGCGCCGAAGTGACAGCGAGACTTCTACGTTAAGCCCGGTACACCCCGCGCGACAGCCCCTTCAGGTTTCGTGTTCGTAACCGGACCGATCGCGGGCGCCATCGGTCACCGGAGCCGCCGCAGGCGGCGGTGGCGCGACCGACGGACCCGGTTCGGCGACGGCGGGTTCGGCCAATTCGGCCAGCACCCTGGGCAACTCGTCGGCGAAGGCGGCCGGGTCCAGCAGCGCCGGATCGACCGACAGCCCGATTCCCAGCACCCCGTGCCAGCTCAGCACGCCCGCGACCAGCGGCACCCCGGGCGCCGGCGGCAGGATCGGAAACACCTGGGCGATCGGCACATTCGCGAAGGTCATCGCCCCGGTCGGGCCGGCCATATTCGACACGATGGCGTGGAAGAAGCCGCCGCCGTACACGCTGCGGGCGAACCAGCCGACGGCCGGTTCGGGCAGCAGCCGCAGGCCGGTGGACATGACGAAATGCGATGCCAGCGCGCGGGTTCCGCTGTGCAGCCGGGCACTGCGGGCGCGGATGTCGGTCAGCAGGCCGGCCGGGCTGCGGGAGTCGAACGGCACGTCGGTCATGACGGCCGCGGTGAGATTGCCCTCGGCCGCGGAGGTGGGTTCGCGCACCATCAGCGGCACCGCCACCCGCAGCCGCCCGCGCAGCGGTTCGGTCCACTCCGGGCGCATCCGGTGCAGCGTGGTGACCATGACGGTGAGCAGGACGTCGGTGACCCGCGCCCCGCGCGAACGCGCCACCGCCCGAACCGTTTCCAGATCCAGCGCCACCACGGAGAAGGTGCGCCGCGGCGATCCGCCGGGCACCCGCCCCGGCGGCCGGGCATCCGTGGCGAGCTGGGCGAACCCCGTCGCCGTAGCCGCCACCCGGGCCACCCGGCCGGGGCCGCGCCGATCGCCGACGGCGAGATCGATCGCCGGCCGCAGCAGATGCAACGCCTGCACCACGGTCCCGATCCCGTCGGCGACGGTGTGGTGCAACAGCAGCACGACACCCACCGCCCCCGCCACCGGATCCCGCACCAGCACCAGCCGCCACAGCGGCCGGTCGCGCGGCAGCGGATCCGCCGCCAATTCGCTGACCACCCGGGCGATCTCGGCGGTCCAGGGGGTATCGATCAGGGCATCCGACTCCGGCACCGTTGCGGCGAGCGCACTCTCGGTATCCGCAGGACCAGCCACCGCCCCCTCGTGCGACGGCCCCACCGCACCCCTCGACCCGCATGTCCCCGCCGATCCGTCCGACACCCCGGACACTCCCTCAGACAACCTTCCCGACCCGCGCGGTATCTCCGTCCCCCTCGGCAAGCCGTCCGATCGCCCCGCAGATTCATCCGACACCCCGGCCGCTCCATCGGGCAGCCCCAGCGACCCCTGAGACGCCTCCGGCACGCTCGATACGCCGTCCGACCACCCCGCCGAGCCGTGCGACGGACCCGCCGGACCATCCGCCGACCCGAGCGGCGCGGCATGTTCGGTCGCCTCCACCGACTCTCCTGCTCGGGTGAGGGTTCCGGCGTCTGTCCGGGAGGCAGCGGGCGAACCGTTCCCGGTGCCACCGGAATGTGCTGGGGAGGAGCCGGTTTCGAGAACATGCTCGGTGACGTGCCAGGTCCAGTCGATATCCGCGTCGACCCAGCGGGCGCGGCGGAAACGGCCGCCGAGCCGCAGGCGCTGGCGGAACCGGGGCAGGTTGGCGAGTTCGCCGCGGACCAGCGCGCGCACGTCCGTCACGGTGGCATTGCGGCCGGGGCCGGGCCGCAGCACCACCATCCCGCCGACCTGCTGTGGCACCCCGGCATCCTCGATGTGCAGGAAGAAGGCGTCCGCCGGGGGCACCACCGACGACCGCGCGTACCAACGGTCCACCAGCAGCATGGCGATCGCGACGAATACGGCCGCGGCGACGGCGTCGAGCAGGAAATGATTCCCGGTGGCGAGGATGACGTACACCGTGACGAGCACGTGCAGGGCACTGAGCAGCTGCACGACCAGGCCCTCGGCGATGCGGGCCAGCACCACGCTCACCCAGAACGCCCAGCCCACGTGCAGCGACGGCAGCGCCGCCAGCTGATTGGTGCCGTCCACCAGCGGTGTGCCCCACGAACCCCAGGTCCCGCCCACGACAACGGTGTCGATGAAGCCGAGATCCGGCAGCAGCCGCGGCGGCGTCACCGGATAGACCGCGAAGCACGCGATGGCGAGCACATTCAACAGCAGAAACGAGTCCCTGGCCCGCGGATAGTCGGCCGGCCTGCGGAAATACATCCAGAACAGCAGCACGAACGCGGTCACGATATAGGTGAACGCGTACTCGTAGTTGGCCACGGTTGCGAGCGTCTCGTGTCCGGCCAGCCAGCGGTTCAGCGACAATTCGATATCGAGCCGCGACCACCGCTCGATCCGGAACAACAAGTGCGCGCCGGCATCGGCCGCGGCCCGCCGCTCGGGGCTGTGCAGCGTATCGACCAGCAGATACAGCCCGAAGACAACCAGCCCGACCGCGATGTCCCGCCACAGAGCGGGCCGCGATGGGTTACCCACAACCACAACTCATAACACAAAGTCACGGCCGTTCAAGATCTTTCGTAAGACTGGTTACCGGCGGTCGTCGGCCGGGCGCCCGGTATCGGGGCAACCGCTCACGGTTTCGGTGCCGGGGGCGTCCTGCTCGGCCGCGTCATCGGCGGCATAGAACGCCTGTGCCAGCGGAGAATGCGCCAGGCCGGAAACCCCCCAGGCCACCAGCGCGCCCGCGATCGCGATACCGGCGAGCGAACCGGGATCCGAGGGAACGGCGACCCGGAACGCCAGAATGCCGACCGCATAGCTGGCCACCGGGTTGGTCACGCTCATCGCCGCGATCGCCCACGGCAGCGGCCCGCCGGCGAACGCGGCCTGTTCCAGCAGCAGGCCGGTGAGCGTGGACAACGCCAGCAGATATCCCGGCCAGTCCACCGCCGTGGCCGGCACGCCACGGTGCAGCAGGTCATCGGTGGTCAGCTTCATGAACACGGCGCTCATCGCGAAGCAGATCCCCGCGGCGACGGCGACCAGGGTGGCGGCGACGCGGATCGAGCAGCGGGTGCTGGCCACCGCCAGCAGTGCCACCAGCGCCGCCGCCGACGCCGTCGCCAGCAGCACCCGGCTGCGCTCCGGATCGCCGGACAGCGGCGCCGCACCCTCGACGCTGAACAGCACCGCCAGCCCCGCGCACACGAGCATCGCGTACCCGAGATCGCGCGCATGTGGCCGCCGCTGCCGACCGGCCGCCTCCAGCGGCACGGCGAACAACAGCTGCGTCGACATCAGCGGCTGCACCGACGCCACGGAACCCACCTGCAGTGCGGCCGCCTGGGTCAGGAAGCCGGCGAGATTGGTCAGCCAGCCGCGCAGCCACGTCCGGCTGCGGACCAGCCGACGCATCAGCGTCGACAGCCCGGGCACCCGGGCCGCGTGCGGATCCTCGGCCACCACGGCTCGGGCCGCCCGCTGCTGCAGGAATCCGGCCGTCGCGAACAGGAACGCGGCCAGCACCCCCAGCGCAACTACCAAGACCATGCGGACCCCCAGCTAGGTGATCTCCGTCCGACTTTACGCCGGGCGCCGATCGGATCCGCGCGGCATATCCCCCGCGGGCCGGTCAGAGATCGTGGTCGTCCAGCCAGCCGCGGGCCAGTTCGGGGGCCGGGGTGTGGTCGTCGCGCAGGCGGCGGATCAGGACGGTGAACTCGTCGGTCGTCAGCTCGCCGGCGACGGTGTTCAGCTTCTTGATCTGCTGCGCGGTGAGGGCGCCCTTGCGGAACAGCGGCATGACGTTGCGGGCGCGGAAGGCGTAGCCGGGATCGGCGATCGGCATCAGATCACCGGTACCGCCGGGCAGCAGGGCGGCCGGGGCGGTCAGCACACCCGCGGTGACCTGCCCGTCCCGCAGCGCCTCCCGCAGGGCGGTATCGCTCGGGTAGACGGTGAACCGGGTGATGTCGCAGCCGTAGACCGTGCGCAGCGGATCGAGCACATCGCGGTGCGGGTCGGGCGACGGGCGCAGCGGGTCGAGCTCGCTGCCGGTGGCGATGCCGACGGCCAGCTCGCCGCAGCGGGCCGCCAGCTCCGGCAGCGAATCCGGATACGGGGCCGCCGACGCACGCGAGAACACCAGGGCGGGGCGCAGATCGGTGCCGTTGGCGATATCGGACACCGCCAGACCCTCGGGCAGAGCACGGCTGACCGCGTCGGCGACATCGGGAAGGTCCTCGTCCGCCGACACCGGGGTCCCGGCCGAGGCGGCCGCCTTCTCCCCCGGCTCCTTCTTCGCCGCCTCGGTCGTCACCTTGTCCGGGAGCCGGGCGGGCGATCCGGAGTCGAAGGCGGCCAGCAGATCACCGCTCTGGTCGCCGACCAGCTGCACCCGGTCGGCGTCGAGCGCGGACAGGTAGTCGGCCCGCTCGCCCAGTCGCGGCTCGGTGACGGTCCGCGCACCGGCCCGGGCGAGCGCCCCGGCGTAGATCTCGGCGATCAGCTCGGACTGCGCGGAATTCCCGGCGCCGACGGTGATCTCCGGCCCGGGCGCATCGGCCGAGCAGGATACGACCAGTGTGGCGGTCACGGCCGCGACCACGGCGCAGGCCGCCGTCCGCACCGATGCGGCCAATTCCATCCGCTGACACCAACTCCCGACAGATCGTTCGCCCGGCTGACAGTACCGGCGGCCCGACGACGACCGCCCCGACGAATCGTAATCGGGAGACGCGACGGCCGGTCCGCAGCGTCCCGGCACGTCGGTCGGCCGCGCCGGGAAGCCGCCCGTTCCGCAGCCGCCCGGACCCACTGCGTGCGTCCTGCCCGGCGCTCACGCGTGCGCGGCCGACATCTCCCAGGGCGCCTGCGGGAGCACCTCGCCGGTCTCCAGCAGCGACTTGAGGTTGGCGAGCACGGCGGGCCAGCCCTGCGAAATCCCTTGGCGCATCTCATTGTTCGGCAGGTTCTCGTGGGTCACCGTGAGCCGGACGATGTCCTGGTGCGGCTCGACGAGGAAGGTGACGACCGACGCGTCGCGCTCCGGCTCGTCGGCCGGTTTGTCATCGAAGGTGATCACCAGGCGGGTCGGGGGTTCGGTCTCGAGCACCCGGCCGTAGACGTCGACCACGCCCGAACCGTCGGTACGGCGGTGTTCCCAGGGCGAACCCGGCTGCCAGTCCGACACGTTGGCGTGACCCCAGTAGCGGGCCGTCAGATCGGCATCGGTCAGGGCCTGCCACACCTGTTCGGGGGTGGCTCGGATGTAGGTGACGTAGACGTAGTTCGGCACGGATGTGGTCTCTGTGGTCATGGCGTATTTCTCCGCTCGGTTCCGGATGGCGCTGAGAGCTTGCAGTCGGGGCTTGTCGAAGACCGAGATCCAGCGTTCGTCGATCTCGTGCAGTGGCGCCGGGTTGAGGTAGTGCAACCGCTCCCGGCCGCGCCGGACGACGGTGACCAGGCCGGCGCGCACCAGGATGTCGAGATGCTGGGTGGCCGACTGGCGGGCCATCACCAGCCGGTCGCACAGCTCGCGCAGCGTCTGCCCGTTGTGTTCGCGCAGCCGGTCGAGCAGCAGGCGCCGAGTCGGATCGGCCAGCGCCTTGAACACCGCATCCAGTGTCGGTTCTTCGAGGCTCACCCGTCGATAATGCAGGTATTTACCTGCCTATGTCAACCGACCTCGGCTCACCACCACCGGTGCGTTCGAGGGATCCGGGCGGGCATACCGCGTTACCGACCGGCGCTGCCACGAACGCGAACACAGATACTCGTGGGACCCACTGCCGACCTGCGGCGACCCGCGAATCGGCACCCTCGCGCACGACCGGACCGAATCGGACACGAACGCGCGAAGGGTGCCCGTCCCCAGGGACGGACACCCTTCTGTCAGCGAAACAGGCTGTTACGCAACACCTTCCGAGCGGGCCGTGGCGGCGACCGCCTCGGCCACCGCCGGGGCGACCCGCGGGTCCAGCGGGCTCGGGATGATCTTGTCCGGGGACAGCTCGTCGGCCACCACGCCGAAGATCGCGTTCGCCGCGGCCACCTTCATGCCCTCGGTGATCCGCCGCGCACCCGCGTCCAGCGCGCCCTTGAACACGCCGGGGAACGCGAGGACGTTGTTGATCTGGTTCGGGAAATCGCTGCGGCCGGTGGCCACGACGGCCGCGTACCGGTGCGCCACCTCCGGGTGAATCTCCGGATCCGGGTTGGACATCGCGAACACGATCGATTCCGGCGCCATCGACGCGATCAGTTCCTCGGCGATGGTGCCCGCCGACAGGCCCAGGAACACGTCCGCGCCGGCCATCGCGCCGGCGGCGCCGCCGGACAGGCCGCGCGGGTTGGTGCGCCCGGCCAGGTCGGCCTTCACCTCGTTCAGATCGCCGCGGTCGCTGCTCACGATGCCGCGGGAATCGAGCACCACGATGTCGGGAACGCCCGCCGCCAGCAGAATGTTGGTGCACGCGACGCCGGCCGCGCCGGCCCCGGACACCACGACCTTCAGGCCCGCGATGTCGCGGCCCAGCACCTGGGCCGCACCGTTGAGCGCGGCGAGCACCACTATCGCGGTGCCGTGCTGGTCGTCGTGCATCACCGGGCAGTCCAGCGCCTCGACGACCCGGCGCTCGATCTCGAAGCAGCGCGGGGCGGAGATGTCCTCGAGGTTCACCGCGCCGAAGCTCGGGCGCAACCGGATCAGCGTCTCGACGATCTCGTCGACATCCTTGGTGTCGAGCACGAGCGGGATCGAGTCCAGGCCCGCGAACTTCTTGAACAGCGCGGCCTTGCCCTCCATCACCGGCAGCGACGCGCGCGGGCCGATATCACCCAGGCCGAGTACCGCAGTGCCATCGGAAACCACCGCAACCAGGCGGTCGGTCCAGGTGTAACGCTTCGCCAGTAGCTCATCCTCGGCGATGGCGCGGCTGACCTGCGCGACCCCCGGAGTGTAGGCGATCGACAGGTCCCGCTGGGTGTCCAGCGGCGCCGTCAGTTCCACCGAGAGCTTGCCCCCGAGATGGCCCGCAAAAATCTCTTCGTGCGTAATGGCGGACGGGCTTGCCGCATTCTCACGGCTCGCCGTGGCGGCGTTCGGTGCGTCAGTCACGGGTGACACGATTTCACTCCTGGTCGGTGGTGGCTAGCCCATATGGGGGTTACCGCCGGGTATCGGAATTAGGGGTAATTGAAGTCACTCACAGAGGTGCGCCGAGCACTCGAGCACCCCGCACGAAATACATCGCGGCAAGGCGCGCAAGGCATTACGAAATTTGTTTCGAAAATCGCTGCGCGGATCTGTCGAGCGGGAACCGGACGGGTGGGCCCGGGCAATGCTGTGGGGTGATCCGCGATCCGGAGCCGTGCGTCACGGGCCGAAGGTCACCAACCGTCCCGGACCGGGCGGTGGCGTCGGCCGGGAATCCGTAGCATTCTGCCAGCCGGAACGCGGGCCTGCCAAATCGCCTCGCGGTAGGTGCTGTCATCATCCGAGCGTAGCGGCCGCGAATTACCCCCGCGTAAGGGGAAACTCGCAGTTGAGCGGGCACCGGGTGAGCTGTCGCACCGGCCGCACCGGCAACGATGTGAGGTGGGTCGCGACCGTGCCGCGGCGACAGTCGTCACCGGTCCTCGTCGTCGCGGCCTGCCCCCGTGCCCGCGATCCCTCACCGGCACTCGCGGATTCGGCCGAGAGCGCGCCGGAACAACGGCGGTGCGGTGGTCAGGGCCCTAGGCCGGGGTGAAATCCGCGTGCTGCGGCGCCTGCCCGGGATCGCACTGCTCCGGCCGCACCCAGACACGTTCCACACCGCCGGAACGCAACCGGACCCGGCCGTCGACGGCCTCGTCCGGATGGTCGGTGCGCCGGTGTATCCCGCGGGTCTCGGCGCGGGCCAGCGCACTGTACTTGGTCCACCGCGCCACCGCCAGCAGCGCCGCGGCCTGCCGGGCGCGCAATCGCGCCGAGCCGCACCCGCCGAGTTCGACCTCCGTCACCGGCCACATGCCGTCCAGTTCGCCGATGCTGTCGCGCAGGCTGCCCGCGCTGCGCCAGTAGCTGCGCCGCAGCGGCAGCGTGTGCTCCTGCACCAGGCCGACCACCGCGCGCGGGTCGATCCCCGAGACGGCGTTCAAGCCCGCACCGGGCACCGGCCGCGCCCTGCCGAGCCGCCCACGCCCGGCCGCGAACCCGGCCGCGCCCGCACCGGCCCATACGCCCGACGACATCGCCCACGCCCCGCCCTGGCCACCGAAGCCGCCGACCGCGCCGGTGATCGGCTCGCGGGTGGCCACGTCACCGGCCCCGAACAGTCCGGAAACCGTTGTGGCACAGTCGAACCCGACCAGCCGGACACCGCCGGTACCGCGTACCGTGCCCTCCAGCACCGCGCGCAGCGGCACCCGGGCCGGTCCCGGGCCCCGGGCGCCGAAGACCGAGGAACGCGCCAGGCGCTTGCGCAGCGACGCGGGGATCTCGTCCAGGGCGGCGTAGACCCGCCGCCCGTCGGCGAGGGCGGCGAACGCCTCGGCCCGCGAACCGAATCCGGGAGCGCCCAGGGCCGCGCCGGACTCGTCGTAGAAGGTCGCGAAGTGCAGCGCCAGATCGGACACGGGCGCCGCCGGCCCCGGCATCTCGTCGGCCGCGGCCGGGCGGAGATCGCCCGCGGGGGTCAGGGCATAGGCATTGGAGAACTCCATGCCCGACAGCTCACCGCCGGCCTCCGCGGCCATCAGCAGTCCGTCGCCGGTGTCGACATCGCTGCCGGCGCCGCCGGACAGGAACGCGCAACCGCCGGTGGCCAGCACCACCGAACCGGCGCGCACGGTCCAGGTGTGGAAACCGCCGCGCAGATGTACCCCGGAGGCGCCGGAAACCGTGCCCTCGGCATCGACCAGCAATTGCAGCGCCGGATGATGGTCGAGAATGCGCACGCCCGCCACGATCAGGCTGCGGCGCATCCGGCCGAGATATTTCGCACCGTTCAGCCAGATCCGGGCGGGCCGCCCGACGCTCTCCCCCGGAAAGCGATATCCCCACCGAACCAGCTGATCGACCCGGTGGTGCGTCTCCTCCAGC carries:
- a CDS encoding NADP-dependent malic enzyme, producing MTDAPNAATASRENAASPSAITHEEIFAGHLGGKLSVELTAPLDTQRDLSIAYTPGVAQVSRAIAEDELLAKRYTWTDRLVAVVSDGTAVLGLGDIGPRASLPVMEGKAALFKKFAGLDSIPLVLDTKDVDEIVETLIRLRPSFGAVNLEDISAPRCFEIERRVVEALDCPVMHDDQHGTAIVVLAALNGAAQVLGRDIAGLKVVVSGAGAAGVACTNILLAAGVPDIVVLDSRGIVSSDRGDLNEVKADLAGRTNPRGLSGGAAGAMAGADVFLGLSAGTIAEELIASMAPESIVFAMSNPDPEIHPEVAHRYAAVVATGRSDFPNQINNVLAFPGVFKGALDAGARRITEGMKVAAANAIFGVVADELSPDKIIPSPLDPRVAPAVAEAVAATARSEGVA
- a CDS encoding FAD-binding protein; this translates as MSADVLVLGGGPAGAWAALAAAHAGARVVLVDKGRCGASGPTAKGHVALWNIPPGPAREEAVQRSHRHGGYLGDPVWMHRVLEETHHRVDQLVRWGYRFPGESVGRPARIWLNGAKYLGRMRRSLIVAGVRILDHHPALQLLVDAEGTVSGASGVHLRGGFHTWTVRAGSVVLATGGCAFLSGGAGSDVDTGDGLLMAAEAGGELSGMEFSNAYALTPAGDLRPAAADEMPGPAAPVSDLALHFATFYDESGAALGAPGFGSRAEAFAALADGRRVYAALDEIPASLRKRLARSSVFGARGPGPARVPLRAVLEGTVRGTGGVRLVGFDCATTVSGLFGAGDVATREPITGAVGGFGGQGGAWAMSSGVWAGAGAAGFAAGRGRLGRARPVPGAGLNAVSGIDPRAVVGLVQEHTLPLRRSYWRSAGSLRDSIGELDGMWPVTEVELGGCGSARLRARQAAALLAVARWTKYSALARAETRGIHRRTDHPDEAVDGRVRLRSGGVERVWVRPEQCDPGQAPQHADFTPA
- a CDS encoding metalloregulator ArsR/SmtB family transcription factor, which translates into the protein MSLEEPTLDAVFKALADPTRRLLLDRLREHNGQTLRELCDRLVMARQSATQHLDILVRAGLVTVVRRGRERLHYLNPAPLHEIDERWISVFDKPRLQALSAIRNRAEKYAMTTETTSVPNYVYVTYIRATPEQVWQALTDADLTARYWGHANVSDWQPGSPWEHRRTDGSGVVDVYGRVLETEPPTRLVITFDDKPADEPERDASVVTFLVEPHQDIVRLTVTHENLPNNEMRQGISQGWPAVLANLKSLLETGEVLPQAPWEMSAAHA